TGGAGCCGACCAGATACCGCAGTGACGGCGTAATGAGGGGCGGTCGGGCCCGGCCCAACCGCCGCGCCTCCTGGTGGATCTGGGCATAGAACTCCTGGGCTCGCGCGCGGTTGCCGTGGCTGGTGAAGATCACCTCGGCGTGCCGGGCCGCGAAACCCCTCCCGGTTTCCGATGATCCGGCCTGGAAGATCACCGGCTGCCCTTGCGCCGAGCGGGCCGCGCCCAGCGGGCCTGCCACGTCGAAGTAGCGCCCGTGATGGTCGGTAGGTTGAATCTTGTTGACGTCATTGAAAATCCCCGAGACGCGGTCTTCGACGATCGTGTCCTCACCCCAGCCGTCCCACAGCTTGCGCACCACCTCGAGAGCCTCCTCGGCGATGCGGTAACGCTCGTCGTGCGCCACCACACCGCGGGCGCTGAAGTTGTCGGCGGCCGCCTGCGCGAAGCTGGTCACCAAATTCCAGCCGGCCCGGCCGCCACTGAGATGGTCGAGTGAAAGTAATTGCCGGGCAAGGTGATATGGATGCGCCAAGGTCGCCGACCCGGTGACCACCAGCCCGATCCGCTCGGTGACCGAGGACAGTGCCGCCGTCGCGGTGAGCGGTTCGAAGTCCTCGGTGATCTTGTACGGCCAGGTCGCCGGCGGGCCGTAGTTGAGGCCGTCGGCGAAGAACAGCGCATCGAACGTGCCGGCCTCGGCGGTCTGCGCATGGCTGATCAGCCGGCGGCGCACCCCGGCGGTGCTGTTGTCGATATCAGGATGCCGCCACGGCCCGGTTGACCGGGTATTGCCGAAGGCCAGCAGATGAAGCTCTCTGGACACTCCGGCGACACTACGATCGGCACCGCCTCACGACGAGGGTTGCGCTCAGCGCGAAGCAATCCCGAGCGCCGGCTACTTCTTGGGCTTGTCGGCGGCCGCGTCGGTGGACAGGGCCGCGACGAACGCCTCCTGAGGAACATCCACGCGACCGATGGTCTTCATGCGCTTCTTGCCCTCCTTCTGCTTCTCCAGCAGCTTGCGCTTACGGGTGATGTCGCCGCCGTAGCACTTGGACAGGACGTCCTTGCGGATCGCCCGAATATTCTCGCGGGCAATGATTTTCGACCCGATCGCGGCCTGTACCGGCACCTCGAACTGCTGGCGCGGGATGAGCTCCTTGAGCTTGGTGGTCATCTTGTTGCCGTAGGCCGACGCCGAATCCTTGTGCACGATCGCGCTGAACGCGTCCACGGCCTCACCCTGCAGCAGGATGTCGACCTTGACCAGATCGGCCATCTGCTCGCCGGCCTCCTCGTAGTCGAGGCTGGCGTAGCCGCGGGTGCGGGACTTCAGCGAGTCGAAGAAGTCGAAGATGATCTCGCCCAACGGCATGGTGTAGCGCAGCTCGACCCGCTCGGGCGAGAGGTAGTCCATGCCACCGAGCTCGCCGCGCCGCGATTGACACAGCTCCATGATGGTGCCGATGAACTCGCTGGGCGCGATGACGGTGGTCTTGACCACCGGCTCGTAGACCTCCCGGACCTTGCCCTCTGGCCAGTCCGATGGGTTGGTCACGACGATTTCCGTTCCGTCGTCCTTGATCACCCGGTAGACCACGTTGGGCGAGGTGGAGATCAGGTCCAGGTTGAACTCGCGTTCCAGGCGTTCGCGGGTGATCTCCATGTGCAGTAGCCCGAGGAAGCCGCAGCGGAAGCCGAAGCCCAGTGCTACCGAGGTCTCCGGCTCGTAGGTCAGCGCGGCGTCGTTGAGCTGAAGCTTGTCCAGTGCGTCGCGCAGATCCGGGTAGTCCGAGCCGTCGACCGGGTACAGCCCCGAGTACACCATCGGCTTGGGTTCGCGGTAGCCGGTCAGTGCCTCGGTGGCGCCCTTGCGTGCTGTGGTCACGGTGTCGCCGACCTTGGACTGGCGGACGTCCTTCACACCCGTGATGAGGTAACCCACCTCGCCGACACCGAGGCCCTCGCTGGCCTTCGGCTCGGGCGAGACGATACCGACCTCGAGCAGTTCGTGGGTGGCGCCAGTGGACATCATCGCGATGCGCTCGCGCGGGGTGATCTTGCCGTCGACGACACGCACATAGGTGACCACACCGCGGTAGATGTCATAGACCGAGTCGAAGATCATCGCGCGGGCGGGAGCGTCGGCATCGCCCGTCGGCGCAGGCACCTGCCGCACCACCTCGTCGAGCAGCTCGGCGACCCCCTCGCCGGTCTTGCCGGACACCCGCAGCACGTCGGACGGCTCGCAACCGATGATGTGCGCGAGCTCACCGGCGTAACGCTCCGGGTCCGCGGCAGGCAAATCGATC
The window above is part of the Mycolicibacterium fortuitum subsp. fortuitum genome. Proteins encoded here:
- the lepA gene encoding translation elongation factor 4, whose amino-acid sequence is MLDTHAHQEIPISSFADKTFTAPAQIRNFCIIAHIDHGKSTLADRMLQLTGVVDDRSMRAQYLDRMDIERERGITIKAQNVRLPWKVNDEEFVLHLIDTPGHVDFTYEVSRALEACEGAVLLVDAAQGIEAQTLANLYLALDRDLTIIPVLNKIDLPAADPERYAGELAHIIGCEPSDVLRVSGKTGEGVAELLDEVVRQVPAPTGDADAPARAMIFDSVYDIYRGVVTYVRVVDGKITPRERIAMMSTGATHELLEVGIVSPEPKASEGLGVGEVGYLITGVKDVRQSKVGDTVTTARKGATEALTGYREPKPMVYSGLYPVDGSDYPDLRDALDKLQLNDAALTYEPETSVALGFGFRCGFLGLLHMEITRERLEREFNLDLISTSPNVVYRVIKDDGTEIVVTNPSDWPEGKVREVYEPVVKTTVIAPSEFIGTIMELCQSRRGELGGMDYLSPERVELRYTMPLGEIIFDFFDSLKSRTRGYASLDYEEAGEQMADLVKVDILLQGEAVDAFSAIVHKDSASAYGNKMTTKLKELIPRQQFEVPVQAAIGSKIIARENIRAIRKDVLSKCYGGDITRKRKLLEKQKEGKKRMKTIGRVDVPQEAFVAALSTDAAADKPKK
- a CDS encoding NtaA/DmoA family FMN-dependent monooxygenase (This protein belongs to a clade of FMN-dependent monooxygenases, within a broader family of flavin-dependent oxidoreductases, the luciferase-like monooxygenase (LMM) family, some of whose members use coenzyme F420 rather than FMN.) encodes the protein MSRELHLLAFGNTRSTGPWRHPDIDNSTAGVRRRLISHAQTAEAGTFDALFFADGLNYGPPATWPYKITEDFEPLTATAALSSVTERIGLVVTGSATLAHPYHLARQLLSLDHLSGGRAGWNLVTSFAQAAADNFSARGVVAHDERYRIAEEALEVVRKLWDGWGEDTIVEDRVSGIFNDVNKIQPTDHHGRYFDVAGPLGAARSAQGQPVIFQAGSSETGRGFAARHAEVIFTSHGNRARAQEFYAQIHQEARRLGRARPPLITPSLRYLVGSTEEEARRAQQQEYEYFSPQYQAGWLLEVDVDVTGADLDGPVPASAFPEHTETHQTALTGYRLLATDGNPTVREFLYRTVNGWGAAVVGTPEQIADEIEQWFTTGAADGFVLRDSGLPGQHELFVEQVVPVLRKRGLFRHEYAGTTLRSHLGLDVPQRRLS